In a genomic window of Nodosilinea sp. E11:
- a CDS encoding pentapeptide repeat-containing protein, translating to MDRFTKEALLGAYQKGERGFSAINLAGLHLFEADLRQINLQGSCLDESYMPYGNLSLANLRGASLVRAQLGDINFYGADLSEAVLVGADLGRADLRGANLSQANLEGANLSGADLRQASLIKANLTGVNLSGAKLEGANLANANLNRCNLFRAVGADLTDSCCDRTTILPNGYNYGF from the coding sequence ATGGATCGATTTACTAAAGAGGCCCTACTAGGAGCCTATCAAAAGGGTGAGCGGGGGTTTTCGGCGATCAATTTGGCCGGCCTCCATTTATTTGAGGCAGATTTGCGCCAGATCAACTTGCAGGGTAGCTGTCTAGACGAAAGCTACATGCCCTACGGCAACCTCAGCCTGGCCAACCTGCGGGGGGCCAGCCTGGTGAGGGCTCAGCTAGGCGACATTAATTTCTACGGGGCTGACCTAAGCGAGGCAGTGCTGGTTGGGGCCGACCTGGGCCGGGCCGACCTGCGAGGGGCTAACCTGAGCCAGGCCAATCTTGAAGGAGCCAATCTGAGCGGGGCCGACCTGCGCCAGGCCAGCTTAATCAAGGCTAATCTAACCGGCGTTAACCTCAGTGGGGCCAAGCTGGAGGGAGCTAACCTCGCCAACGCTAACCTCAACCGCTGCAACCTGTTCCGGGCCGTGGGGGCAGACCTCACCGACAGCTGCTGCGATCGCACCACCATCTTGCCCAACGGCTACAACTATGGCTTCTAG
- a CDS encoding tetratricopeptide repeat protein, with translation MRQPMRSLADVPRPLLLLALMWISGGVVVRSGLPARAATPDTPSLAAQAIVPRVAQAPNARLLAQVATTAELERLSTETDLAFRRATTLFFVMLGTLLLLLGIGVAMLWLLRRSVIQEVSVVVRNQINDITDLETKIQTATRDLDYILAQAKERAAELDSRTDRFQEEAVTKKQVLNRLVDDLAEFKARTINDWQSTLSDLQVKLESTEANFVGHLTGLRATADDEITTLRKDTQLQRDVVFRTLEENQTGFLRDVNRLRSDVEVHQDAVLQKIGNAETSFSDQMGTLTLAMQEERDRVMAALADLRQQLTTQASDQVERQAAAIAEALEALRQTSLTRLQSQTEDISRQLSELQVSALGERDLALQTIQRSIDEFTPRFANLRSEVDAQRSRILADLSRQADEFLAQFGGLKIDIENRQNTLLGDLRQAADDALERFTTARTEVDARQHNTLDDFQRTAQELQSRLSQMATEAEIQRSTLLADVEGTANAFRQQVRVLQEAAGEQQLQVIDSLRSLETAFTEQLGQVREVIFTRRDRVLDKIDSFDTRLSEDLATLGTTTAEREAAARTQLDGLMAEMAERFAQLEADIEAGREVTLGRLGDLQQSYRVRLEAIAAEAQHQKDDIMQRLGEVSPQYLADSFMSEARQQFATLTDKLTRLETNRPQLFLTADEYIGQGDRYLAAGDYALAVAEYDKALEIQPVNTQVWLNRAQAQQALEQLESAVDSLDHALELEPKHTGALLQKGLILRELRRHEDALTVFDQLTAITPNDAKAWLNRGMVLSRLKRREDAITAFDRALEIHPEYHEAWVNRGVSYGILQQHEEAFNSFDKAVEYQANDAIAWLNRGLSLIELERYDDALASFDKATRFNPDAPKAWDNRGLALVKLGRDDDAIKSFDQAIALDPDYPKAHYNKALCYALQRQFDNAMEALQQAVRLDPDYREEARTEPAFDELWSDNWFRELVEA, from the coding sequence ATGAGGCAGCCCATGCGTTCCCTGGCCGATGTTCCCCGCCCCTTATTACTGTTGGCGCTGATGTGGATCAGCGGTGGGGTAGTGGTGCGGTCTGGGTTGCCCGCACGGGCTGCGACCCCAGATACCCCCAGTCTGGCCGCCCAAGCCATTGTTCCCAGGGTGGCCCAGGCCCCAAATGCTAGGCTGCTGGCCCAGGTGGCCACTACCGCCGAGCTAGAGCGCCTGAGCACAGAAACCGATCTGGCCTTTCGCCGGGCTACCACTCTGTTTTTTGTCATGCTGGGCACGCTACTGCTGCTGCTGGGCATCGGGGTGGCGATGCTGTGGCTGCTGCGGCGATCGGTGATTCAAGAAGTGTCTGTGGTGGTGCGCAACCAGATCAACGACATCACCGATTTAGAAACCAAGATTCAAACCGCCACCCGCGATCTCGACTATATTTTGGCCCAGGCCAAAGAACGCGCCGCTGAGCTCGACAGCCGCACCGATCGCTTTCAGGAAGAAGCCGTCACCAAAAAGCAGGTGCTCAATCGGCTGGTGGATGACTTGGCTGAGTTTAAGGCCCGCACCATCAACGACTGGCAGTCAACCCTGAGCGACTTGCAGGTCAAGCTAGAGTCTACCGAGGCCAATTTTGTCGGGCACCTCACCGGGCTGCGGGCCACCGCCGATGACGAAATCACCACCCTGCGCAAAGACACCCAGCTCCAGCGCGATGTCGTGTTTCGCACCCTCGAAGAAAACCAGACCGGTTTTTTGCGCGACGTCAACCGCCTGCGCAGCGATGTAGAAGTGCACCAGGATGCGGTGCTGCAAAAAATTGGCAACGCCGAAACCAGCTTTAGCGACCAGATGGGCACCCTGACTTTGGCCATGCAGGAAGAGCGCGATCGCGTTATGGCGGCCCTCGCCGACCTGCGCCAGCAGCTTACTACCCAGGCCAGCGACCAGGTAGAGCGCCAGGCTGCCGCCATTGCCGAGGCCCTAGAGGCCCTGCGCCAAACCAGTCTCACCCGCCTCCAGAGCCAAACCGAAGACATCAGTCGTCAGCTCAGCGAGCTGCAAGTCAGCGCCCTGGGCGAACGCGACTTGGCCCTGCAAACTATTCAGCGCTCCATCGACGAATTTACCCCACGCTTTGCCAACCTGCGCAGCGAGGTCGATGCCCAGCGCAGCCGCATTTTGGCCGATCTCAGCCGCCAGGCCGACGAGTTTTTGGCCCAGTTTGGCGGTCTCAAAATCGATATTGAAAACCGACAAAATACGCTGTTGGGCGATCTGCGGCAGGCCGCAGACGACGCACTAGAGCGGTTCACCACCGCGCGCACAGAGGTGGATGCCCGCCAGCACAACACCCTCGACGACTTTCAGCGCACCGCCCAGGAATTGCAGAGTCGACTCAGTCAGATGGCCACTGAGGCCGAAATTCAGCGCTCTACCCTGTTGGCCGATGTAGAGGGAACCGCCAACGCCTTTCGCCAGCAGGTGCGGGTGTTGCAGGAGGCAGCAGGTGAGCAGCAGCTTCAGGTCATCGATAGCCTGCGATCGCTAGAAACGGCCTTTACCGAACAGCTGGGGCAGGTGCGGGAGGTCATCTTTACCCGCCGCGATCGCGTTCTCGATAAAATCGACAGCTTTGACACCCGCCTCAGCGAAGACCTGGCCACCCTAGGTACCACCACCGCCGAGCGAGAGGCCGCCGCCCGCACCCAGCTCGATGGCCTGATGGCCGAGATGGCCGAGCGCTTTGCCCAGCTTGAGGCCGACATTGAGGCCGGGCGCGAGGTCACCCTGGGTCGCCTGGGCGACTTGCAGCAGAGCTACCGGGTGCGCCTAGAGGCGATCGCCGCCGAGGCCCAGCACCAAAAAGACGACATTATGCAGCGGCTGGGCGAAGTCTCGCCCCAGTACCTGGCCGACTCGTTTATGAGCGAGGCCAGACAGCAGTTTGCCACCCTCACCGACAAACTCACCCGCCTCGAAACCAACCGGCCCCAGCTCTTTCTCACTGCCGACGAATACATTGGCCAGGGCGATCGCTATCTCGCGGCGGGCGACTATGCCCTAGCGGTGGCCGAATACGACAAAGCCCTAGAGATTCAGCCGGTCAACACCCAGGTGTGGCTCAACCGCGCCCAGGCTCAGCAGGCCCTAGAGCAGCTTGAGTCCGCCGTTGATTCGCTCGATCATGCCCTGGAGCTAGAGCCCAAGCACACTGGCGCTCTGCTGCAAAAGGGGCTGATTTTGCGGGAACTGCGCCGCCACGAAGACGCCCTGACGGTGTTTGACCAGCTCACCGCCATCACCCCCAACGACGCCAAAGCCTGGCTTAACCGGGGCATGGTGCTGAGCCGGCTGAAGCGCCGCGAAGACGCCATTACCGCCTTCGACCGAGCCCTAGAGATTCACCCCGAATACCACGAAGCCTGGGTCAACCGAGGCGTATCCTACGGTATTTTGCAGCAGCACGAGGAAGCCTTTAACTCCTTTGATAAAGCCGTAGAGTATCAGGCCAACGATGCGATCGCCTGGCTCAACCGGGGACTCTCGCTGATTGAGCTAGAGCGCTACGACGACGCTTTGGCCAGCTTCGACAAAGCCACCCGCTTCAACCCCGATGCCCCCAAAGCCTGGGATAACCGGGGGCTGGCCCTGGTCAAACTAGGCCGCGATGACGATGCGATCAAGAGCTTTGATCAGGCGATCGCCCTCGACCCCGACTATCCCAAAGCCCACTACAACAAAGCCCTTTGCTACGCCCTCCAGCGCCAGTTTGACAACGCCATGGAAGCGCTACAGCAGGCCGTGCGCCTCGACCCTGACTACCGCGAAGAGGCACGCACCGAGCCCGCTTTTGACGAACTTTGGAGCGATAACTGGTTCCGTGAGCTAGTGGAAGCTTAG
- a CDS encoding EAL domain-containing protein, whose product MAYPTLTHPAEATEDPTLAIDCAHPFDDISLLICHELRTPLTSIQGALKLLGYQQSGSLSDDGQRLLTIAINNADRLTRLANALETHPVQLLTLLSNAEIDSLQLENELHQAVAQQEIYLAYQPIVATDTHQIIGLEALARWRHSSRGDISPEVFVPLAEKTGLIYSLGLFLLEQACQQLNRWQSEFPSPSPLTMSVNLSAVQLLQPQLAAQIDQILQRHSIAPSSLKIEVTESALIENKTLALNTLADLRRLGIQLYIDDFGTGYSSLGRLQDLPFDTLKIDRSFIRNKNWAMSEAILIMAEKLNLDVIVEGVETLEDMTSLQKLGCIKMQGYYFSPPRDSTTITTMLAQQALGNVPNLVQELLSAVSMA is encoded by the coding sequence ATGGCCTACCCTACCTTGACTCATCCCGCCGAAGCCACTGAAGACCCTACTTTAGCGATTGACTGTGCCCATCCCTTTGACGATATTTCACTGTTAATCTGCCACGAGCTTAGAACCCCGCTCACCTCAATTCAAGGGGCGCTCAAGCTGCTTGGGTATCAACAATCGGGCTCCTTGTCAGATGATGGGCAACGACTGCTGACGATCGCAATCAACAACGCCGACCGGTTGACTCGCCTGGCCAATGCCCTAGAAACTCACCCAGTGCAGCTGCTCACCCTCCTCTCTAACGCCGAGATAGACTCGCTGCAACTAGAGAATGAGCTTCACCAAGCCGTAGCCCAGCAGGAAATTTATCTGGCCTATCAGCCCATTGTGGCTACCGATACCCATCAAATTATTGGTCTAGAAGCCCTAGCCCGCTGGCGCCATAGCAGCCGTGGAGATATTTCCCCTGAGGTGTTTGTGCCGCTGGCCGAAAAAACCGGCCTGATCTATTCTCTAGGTCTTTTCCTGCTAGAGCAGGCCTGCCAGCAGCTAAATCGATGGCAAAGTGAGTTTCCCTCGCCCTCGCCCCTGACCATGAGCGTCAACCTGTCTGCGGTACAGCTGCTCCAGCCCCAGTTAGCGGCTCAGATCGATCAAATTTTGCAACGCCATAGCATCGCCCCTAGCAGCCTGAAGATCGAGGTGACCGAGAGTGCCCTGATTGAAAACAAAACCCTGGCCCTCAATACCCTGGCTGACTTACGGCGGCTTGGCATTCAGCTCTATATCGATGACTTTGGCACGGGCTATTCCTCCCTGGGGCGTCTGCAAGACCTGCCCTTTGACACGCTCAAGATCGATCGATCGTTTATTCGCAACAAAAACTGGGCTATGAGCGAAGCCATTTTAATCATGGCTGAGAAGCTGAACCTCGATGTGATTGTCGAAGGCGTTGAAACCTTAGAAGACATGACGTCACTACAGAAGCTGGGTTGTATTAAGATGCAGGGTTACTACTTCTCGCCCCCTAGAGACAGCACAACGATCACCACCATGCTGGCTCAGCAGGCGCTAGGCAACGTCCCCAACTTGGTTCAGGAACTGCTCTCTGCTGTGTCTATGGCCTGA
- a CDS encoding response regulator, whose protein sequence is MAAKRILIIDDEADVREIAKVSLEITKNWDVATAASGEEGVTLASTYHPDAILLDVMMPKVDGLATLVKLNENINTCKIPVILLTATIRLATQPAYVEAGAKAVLIKPFDPALLGGQIESVLGW, encoded by the coding sequence ATGGCCGCCAAACGTATTTTGATTATCGATGACGAAGCCGATGTGCGGGAAATTGCTAAGGTTAGTCTAGAAATAACTAAAAACTGGGATGTAGCCACCGCTGCCTCTGGTGAGGAGGGTGTAACTCTAGCCTCAACCTACCACCCCGACGCCATTCTGCTCGATGTGATGATGCCTAAGGTAGATGGCCTAGCCACCCTGGTTAAGCTAAACGAAAACATAAATACCTGTAAGATTCCAGTCATTTTATTGACAGCTACGATTCGATTGGCGACCCAACCTGCTTATGTAGAAGCCGGGGCTAAGGCCGTATTAATTAAGCCCTTTGACCCAGCCCTTTTAGGCGGCCAGATAGAATCAGTATTGGGGTGGTAA
- a CDS encoding response regulator, translating into MKILLVDDDDLLIQQLTADLLAQNYVVDTTTNGLSGWEYATANPYDLIVLDINLPGLDGVSLCQRLRQVGYSGAILLLTGRSSSSDKVMGLNAGADDYLVKPYTLAELTARLRALLRRPTLVSDPVLRWGDLQLDPNAGLVTVAGRGVVLSPKEYGLLELFLRNRDRIFSNTVLLERLWSIDESPGEETIRTHIKRLRRKLKQAGANDLIENVYGMGYRLKPDIAADSGPDPDPCPDQSGAPAAAAPTVTADQAAAARAAAIAALERFRPTIDERMAALHHAVTALDNHQLSPEVQTAALGAAHKLAGTLGLFGYGAGTTLARRLEDWLQQPNLAQSKTFCGLVTQLEQLLRSPPPLDAAAPGHPPGAPQPALQPAPQPAIVPLPPTQGDRVRVVAVDDDPMILAQLQTLLTPWGVDVAVLQDPCQTLATLTANPPDLLLLDLDMPLLHGLDLCHQLRQSDRWQTLPIVCLTACRDAATLYRLYQAGADDYLPKPVIEPELVSRIFHRVERGRLLQTLAGTDPRTGLANRQKATIELELLLSLAQRQQQPVTVVVVQLRPSPPVPEDCSAQHGLDKGDETALMATLGQGLLGLGGQAEVTSCWGPREFLLSLWGTDGAGAQTWLRRTLAPQLVEPLRSYSLALGTMALGIGALGTIDLVLGAATFPADGQTLQSLYNQASGRAAPCNDWLSLP; encoded by the coding sequence ATGAAAATTCTTCTTGTTGACGACGATGACCTATTGATTCAGCAGCTCACCGCTGATCTCCTCGCCCAAAACTATGTCGTCGACACCACCACTAACGGCCTATCGGGGTGGGAATATGCCACTGCCAATCCCTACGATCTGATTGTTCTAGATATCAATTTGCCGGGATTAGACGGGGTATCGCTGTGTCAGCGGCTACGCCAGGTGGGCTATTCTGGCGCGATCTTGCTGCTGACGGGGCGCAGCAGCAGCAGCGATAAAGTCATGGGGCTAAATGCTGGGGCTGACGACTACCTGGTCAAGCCCTATACTCTGGCCGAACTAACGGCCCGCCTGCGGGCGCTGCTGCGGCGACCAACCCTGGTGAGTGATCCGGTTTTGCGCTGGGGCGATCTACAGCTCGACCCCAACGCGGGCCTGGTGACGGTGGCTGGCCGGGGGGTGGTGCTCTCCCCCAAGGAGTATGGTCTGCTAGAGCTATTTCTGCGCAATCGCGATCGCATCTTTAGCAACACCGTGCTGCTGGAGCGGCTCTGGAGTATAGACGAATCGCCTGGGGAAGAAACCATTCGCACTCACATTAAGCGGCTACGGCGCAAGCTCAAGCAGGCTGGGGCCAACGACCTAATCGAAAATGTCTATGGTATGGGCTATCGACTAAAACCTGACATTGCGGCAGATTCAGGCCCCGACCCCGACCCATGCCCCGATCAGTCCGGTGCTCCAGCCGCCGCTGCCCCAACCGTAACCGCCGATCAGGCTGCCGCGGCCCGGGCCGCAGCGATCGCTGCCCTTGAGCGCTTTCGCCCCACCATTGACGAACGCATGGCGGCGCTGCACCACGCTGTTACCGCCCTAGACAACCACCAGTTGTCTCCTGAGGTGCAGACGGCGGCCCTAGGCGCAGCCCACAAACTGGCCGGCACCCTGGGGCTGTTTGGCTATGGAGCCGGGACAACCCTGGCTCGTCGCCTCGAAGACTGGCTCCAACAGCCCAACCTGGCCCAGAGCAAAACCTTTTGCGGCCTGGTTACCCAACTGGAGCAGCTGCTGCGATCGCCGCCGCCGCTCGATGCCGCCGCTCCAGGCCATCCTCCAGGGGCACCCCAACCGGCACTCCAACCGGCACCCCAACCGGCCATAGTGCCCCTACCGCCGACCCAGGGCGATCGGGTGCGGGTAGTTGCCGTCGACGACGACCCGATGATCTTGGCCCAGCTACAAACCCTCCTAACCCCCTGGGGGGTCGATGTGGCGGTGCTCCAAGACCCCTGCCAGACCCTGGCTACTCTGACCGCTAACCCGCCTGACCTGCTGCTGTTAGACCTCGATATGCCGCTTCTCCACGGCCTTGACCTGTGCCACCAGCTGCGCCAGAGCGATCGCTGGCAGACCCTCCCGATTGTCTGCCTGACCGCCTGCCGTGATGCTGCCACTCTCTACCGGCTCTACCAGGCCGGAGCCGATGACTATCTGCCTAAACCGGTGATTGAGCCGGAACTGGTGAGCCGTATTTTTCATCGGGTTGAGCGCGGTCGTCTGCTGCAAACCCTGGCGGGCACCGATCCCCGCACCGGCTTGGCCAATCGCCAGAAAGCCACCATCGAGCTAGAGCTGTTGCTGAGCCTAGCCCAGCGTCAGCAACAGCCCGTGACGGTGGTGGTGGTGCAGTTGCGTCCCAGCCCTCCCGTTCCCGAGGATTGCTCCGCCCAGCATGGCCTAGACAAGGGCGACGAAACTGCTCTAATGGCCACTCTGGGCCAAGGGTTGCTGGGCTTAGGTGGTCAGGCTGAGGTGACTTCCTGCTGGGGGCCGCGCGAGTTTCTGCTGAGCCTGTGGGGCACCGACGGGGCTGGGGCCCAAACCTGGCTGCGTCGCACCCTTGCACCGCAGTTAGTAGAGCCGCTCCGTTCCTATTCCTTGGCGCTGGGCACTATGGCGTTGGGCATTGGGGCGTTGGGCACTATAGACCTTGTTCTAGGTGCAGCGACCTTTCCTGCCGATGGCCAAACGCTGCAATCGCTCTATAACCAGGCCAGTGGTCGCGCGGCTCCCTGCAATGACTGGCTGAGCCTGCCCTAA
- a CDS encoding ATP-binding protein produces the protein MNSPNNGTASNGSNGAASDTAQGDILIVDDTPDNLRLLSAILSRNHLGVRKALTGQWAITAAQTAPPDLILLDIKMPEMSGYEVCERLKADPKTQAVPIIFISALDDAIDKVKAFAAGGADYITKPFQEAEVLARIAHQLELRRLQRQLVDQNEELMRSNRELEQFASIVSHDLQQPLQSIMGYAKLMGLAYPPIQQSPAQPYLDNILTASDRMQQMIQDWLTYAQAGQWVPAFTPVDGNMLLHQVKLNLKVALTDAQAELSYGHLPTVMGSDVQLLQLFQNLIGNALKFSRPGTVPQITVTAEAEAAGWRFGIHDNGIGIAPEHLGQIFEAFHRLHSAETYAGSGIGLATCQKIVELHGGRIWAESQLDQGSTFYFTLQAAPPSEVVYIPSQSNVVKYIA, from the coding sequence ATGAACTCCCCTAACAATGGCACTGCCAGTAACGGTAGCAACGGCGCTGCCAGTGACACCGCGCAGGGCGATATCTTGATTGTGGATGACACTCCCGATAACCTGCGCTTGCTCTCGGCCATTCTCAGCCGCAATCACCTCGGTGTACGCAAAGCACTTACGGGACAGTGGGCCATTACGGCGGCTCAGACAGCACCGCCAGATTTGATTTTGCTAGACATCAAAATGCCTGAGATGAGCGGCTATGAGGTCTGCGAACGGCTGAAGGCCGACCCCAAAACCCAGGCGGTGCCGATCATCTTTATCAGCGCCCTTGACGATGCGATCGATAAGGTCAAAGCCTTTGCGGCTGGCGGGGCTGACTATATTACCAAACCCTTTCAAGAGGCCGAGGTGTTGGCTCGCATTGCCCACCAGCTAGAACTGCGGCGGCTGCAACGGCAGCTCGTCGATCAAAACGAAGAGCTGATGCGATCGAATCGAGAGCTAGAGCAATTTGCCTCGATAGTGTCCCACGACCTCCAACAGCCGTTGCAGAGCATTATGGGCTATGCCAAGCTGATGGGTTTAGCCTATCCCCCCATCCAGCAGTCGCCAGCTCAGCCCTACCTCGACAATATTTTGACCGCTAGCGATCGCATGCAGCAGATGATTCAAGACTGGCTAACCTACGCCCAGGCAGGGCAGTGGGTACCCGCCTTTACTCCCGTCGATGGCAACATGCTGCTGCACCAGGTCAAGCTCAATCTCAAGGTGGCCCTCACCGACGCCCAGGCTGAGTTGAGCTATGGCCATTTACCAACGGTGATGGGTAGTGACGTACAGCTGTTGCAGCTGTTTCAAAATCTGATTGGCAACGCCCTCAAGTTTTCTCGGCCAGGCACCGTACCCCAGATCACGGTTACCGCCGAGGCCGAGGCCGCAGGCTGGCGGTTTGGCATTCACGACAATGGCATTGGCATTGCGCCAGAGCACCTGGGGCAAATTTTTGAAGCTTTTCACCGCCTTCACAGTGCCGAAACCTACGCCGGTAGCGGCATTGGCCTAGCCACCTGTCAAAAGATCGTCGAGCTTCACGGAGGTCGCATTTGGGCTGAGTCACAGCTAGATCAGGGCAGCACGTTTTACTTTACCCTTCAGGCTGCTCCGCCCTCTGAGGTGGTCTACATCCCCAGTCAGTCCAACGTTGTCAAATATATCGCTTGA